From Paraflavitalea devenefica, the proteins below share one genomic window:
- a CDS encoding FtsK/SpoIIIE family DNA translocase, whose protein sequence is MANRLKSGKSKTPDNDKLKPEKEEQVTVKQLVKDERTHKIAGTLSLLASLFLFIAFTSYLFTWSEDQDKVFRGASILWPSAGVKTTNLLGNIGAYISHQFFYNGFGLASFLFCTLFFVMGVNALFGKKIFSIGRNLRYLIVGILFFSVACAFVAGRSQFTWGGAVGSMISDWLVSLIGKIGTAALLLVGGLAYIIWRFNPVFKVPALPAKKAGVEEAVLPVNEEEQEPAPKPKKANKLKKGEQVAPLLEPKLEIDEALLEDMQLVEKAMPEQEEPPFTIDEPAPPVQIPPPVATPLPPVNKKMEKAKQAAASLELEIKSMPEEPVTEENAAEGEKEPEEEVKAPVITTPYEPTLDLRDYQYPSLDLLEQHGSEKIVQDAAELETNKNQIITTLKNYDIDIQKISATVGPTVTLYEIVPAAGVRISRIKNLEDDIALSLAALGIRIIAPIPGKGTIGIEVPNVKKTVVSMKTLLASEKFQSNNFSLPVAIGKKIDNENFIVDLTTMPHLLMAGATGQGKSVGLNAILVSLLYKKHPSQLKLVLVDPKKVELTLYRTIEHHFLAKLPGEEEAIITDTKKVIHTLNALCIEMDNRYDLLKEAGTRNIREYNEKFVKRRLNPEKGHQFLPFIVLVVDEFADLIMTAGKEVEMPIARLAQLARAVGIHLIIATQRPSVNIITGTIKANFPARIAFKVSSKIDSRTILDTGGAEQLIGKGDMLISYNGELTRLQCAFVDTPEVESICDNIGAQNGYPQAFLLPEYVDEKELEGKDFDMGDRDSLFEDAARMIVSSQIGSTSLLQRRMKLGYNRAGRLMDQLEAAGIVGPSQGSKARDVLIKTEMDLEQHLANFG, encoded by the coding sequence ATGGCCAATCGCTTAAAATCGGGCAAAAGCAAAACACCTGATAACGACAAACTGAAACCTGAGAAGGAAGAACAGGTGACCGTCAAACAATTGGTAAAAGATGAACGTACCCATAAAATTGCCGGCACACTTTCGCTGCTGGCAAGTCTCTTCCTGTTTATCGCATTTACCTCTTACTTATTTACCTGGAGTGAAGACCAGGATAAAGTATTCCGGGGCGCTTCCATCTTGTGGCCCTCGGCGGGTGTGAAAACCACCAACCTGCTCGGCAACATCGGCGCTTACATCTCCCACCAGTTTTTTTACAACGGGTTCGGGCTCGCTTCCTTTTTATTTTGTACGCTCTTCTTTGTAATGGGGGTCAATGCCCTCTTTGGCAAAAAGATCTTTTCCATAGGGCGCAACCTGCGCTACCTCATCGTGGGCATACTCTTCTTTAGTGTGGCCTGCGCTTTTGTAGCAGGCCGCAGCCAGTTTACCTGGGGTGGGGCTGTGGGCTCCATGATCAGCGACTGGCTCGTGAGCCTTATCGGTAAAATAGGTACGGCCGCGTTATTGCTGGTGGGCGGATTGGCCTACATCATCTGGCGTTTCAATCCTGTCTTTAAAGTGCCTGCCTTACCGGCGAAAAAAGCGGGTGTGGAAGAAGCGGTATTGCCGGTCAATGAAGAAGAGCAGGAACCAGCGCCCAAACCCAAAAAGGCCAATAAACTGAAGAAAGGCGAACAGGTAGCCCCCTTACTGGAGCCCAAACTGGAAATAGATGAAGCCTTGCTCGAAGACATGCAACTCGTGGAAAAGGCCATGCCGGAACAAGAGGAACCTCCTTTCACCATAGACGAACCGGCGCCACCGGTACAAATACCACCGCCTGTAGCAACACCGCTACCGCCGGTCAACAAGAAGATGGAGAAGGCCAAACAGGCGGCCGCTTCACTCGAACTGGAGATCAAATCCATGCCCGAAGAACCGGTAACAGAAGAGAACGCAGCAGAAGGGGAGAAGGAACCGGAAGAAGAAGTCAAAGCGCCGGTTATCACCACGCCCTACGAGCCTACGCTCGACCTGCGCGATTATCAGTACCCTTCACTCGACCTGCTGGAACAGCACGGCAGTGAAAAGATCGTGCAGGACGCGGCAGAACTGGAGACCAACAAAAACCAGATCATCACCACCCTCAAGAACTACGATATTGACATCCAGAAGATCAGTGCCACAGTAGGGCCTACCGTAACCCTCTACGAGATCGTTCCGGCAGCCGGTGTCCGTATCTCCCGGATCAAGAACCTCGAAGACGATATCGCCCTCAGCCTCGCGGCCCTGGGTATCCGTATCATTGCGCCCATTCCCGGCAAGGGCACCATTGGTATTGAAGTGCCCAATGTGAAGAAGACAGTGGTGAGCATGAAAACCCTGCTGGCTTCCGAAAAATTCCAGTCCAACAACTTCAGCCTGCCGGTGGCCATTGGTAAAAAGATCGACAACGAGAACTTCATTGTAGATCTTACCACCATGCCCCACCTGCTTATGGCCGGTGCCACAGGACAGGGTAAATCCGTTGGCCTGAACGCCATCCTCGTTTCCCTGCTCTACAAAAAACATCCTTCCCAGCTTAAGCTGGTGCTCGTAGACCCGAAGAAAGTGGAGCTCACCCTCTACCGCACCATCGAGCACCATTTCCTGGCCAAGCTGCCGGGGGAGGAAGAAGCCATCATCACCGATACCAAAAAAGTAATTCATACCCTCAATGCACTCTGTATAGAAATGGACAACCGGTACGACCTTCTTAAAGAGGCCGGTACCCGTAACATCCGGGAGTACAATGAGAAATTTGTCAAGCGCCGGCTCAATCCCGAGAAAGGCCACCAGTTCCTGCCCTTCATTGTGCTGGTAGTGGATGAGTTTGCCGATCTCATCATGACGGCTGGTAAGGAAGTGGAAATGCCCATTGCGCGCCTCGCACAGTTGGCCCGGGCGGTAGGCATCCACCTCATCATTGCCACCCAGCGTCCTTCTGTCAACATCATTACCGGTACCATCAAGGCCAACTTCCCGGCCCGTATTGCCTTTAAAGTATCTTCCAAAATTGACTCCCGCACCATCCTCGACACCGGCGGTGCCGAGCAGCTCATTGGTAAGGGCGACATGCTCATTTCCTACAATGGCGAGCTCACCCGCCTCCAGTGTGCTTTCGTGGATACGCCCGAAGTGGAAAGCATCTGCGACAACATCGGCGCCCAGAACGGCTATCCCCAGGCCTTCCTGTTGCCGGAATACGTGGATGAAAAAGAACTGGAAGGCAAGGATTTTGACATGGGCGACCGCGATTCCCTCTTTGAAGATGCAGCCCGGATGATCGTTTCCAGCCAGATAGGCTCCACCTCCCTGCTCCAGCGGCGCATGAAACTGGGGTACAACCGGGCGGGTCGCCTCATGGACCAACTGGAAGCCGCCGGCATCGTAGGCCCCAGCCAGGGCAGCAAGGCCCGCGATGTCCTCATCAAAACCGAAATGGACCTCGAACAGCACCTGGCCAACTTTGGGTAG
- a CDS encoding LolA family protein: MKSILLFFSALVVGFTGISQTKIGENPATSDPAAKKILDEVSAKFKTYKAVQAAFVLKNEDARGKVLDTKKGTVSMKGSKYRVSLAGGTEIFCDGSNIWTYDKAANEVTITKLDGSSSMITPQKLFTNFYDKDFLYKLNGEKKEGARTLVEIEMTPVDKTKAFHKVLLLVDKTSKAIYSTRILDKSGTRITYTVNTLNGKAALTDAMFTFDKSKYPGVEEVDLR, from the coding sequence ATGAAATCGATACTTTTATTCTTTAGCGCTTTAGTGGTAGGTTTTACAGGTATTTCCCAGACTAAAATAGGCGAGAACCCCGCTACCAGCGATCCTGCCGCCAAGAAAATACTCGATGAGGTCAGCGCTAAGTTTAAAACGTATAAGGCTGTACAGGCCGCTTTCGTACTGAAGAACGAAGATGCCCGGGGCAAAGTGCTCGACACCAAAAAAGGCACAGTGTCTATGAAAGGTTCCAAATACCGCGTGAGCCTGGCCGGCGGCACAGAGATCTTCTGCGATGGTTCCAACATCTGGACTTACGACAAAGCAGCCAATGAGGTGACCATTACCAAACTGGATGGTTCCTCCAGCATGATCACGCCCCAGAAATTATTTACCAACTTTTACGATAAAGACTTCCTGTACAAGCTCAATGGAGAAAAGAAAGAAGGCGCCAGGACCCTCGTAGAAATTGAAATGACCCCGGTCGACAAAACCAAGGCCTTCCATAAAGTATTGCTCCTGGTTGACAAGACCAGCAAAGCCATCTACAGCACCCGCATCCTCGACAAGAGTGGCACCCGCATCACCTACACCGTCAATACCCTCAACGGTAAGGCCGCGCTCACCGATGCCATGTTCACCTTCGACAAAAGCAAATACCCCGGCGTAGAAGAAGTGGATTTGAGGTAA
- a CDS encoding UbiX family flavin prenyltransferase, which produces MHKIVLAITGASGSIYPKLLIQKLLTIPAQWQELAIVMTENAKQVWETELGNTDYKDYMNAAGRVKFYSTMDFNAPFASGSGRFTTMIIAPCSMGTLGRIATGVSTDLITRAADVVLKERRRLICMIRDTPYNLVHIRNMETVTLAGGIICPASPSFYSKPTTIEAVAATVADRVLDLAGLDISTFRWGEE; this is translated from the coding sequence ATGCATAAGATAGTGCTGGCCATCACAGGTGCAAGCGGCTCGATTTACCCCAAACTGCTGATCCAAAAGCTGCTGACGATTCCTGCCCAATGGCAGGAACTGGCCATTGTGATGACGGAAAACGCCAAGCAGGTATGGGAAACGGAGCTCGGCAACACCGATTACAAGGATTATATGAACGCCGCCGGGCGGGTAAAGTTTTATTCGACGATGGATTTTAATGCCCCGTTTGCGTCGGGCTCGGGGCGGTTTACTACCATGATCATAGCTCCCTGCTCGATGGGAACACTGGGCCGGATCGCCACCGGGGTATCTACCGACCTGATCACCCGTGCAGCAGATGTAGTACTGAAAGAGCGGCGCCGGCTGATCTGCATGATCCGGGATACGCCTTATAACCTGGTACATATCCGCAATATGGAAACGGTAACCCTGGCCGGCGGTATTATCTGCCCTGCCTCCCCTTCTTTTTACAGTAAGCCCACTACTATAGAGGCCGTAGCCGCTACGGTTGCCGACCGGGTGCTTGACCTGGCGGGACTGGATATCAGTACGTTCCGGTGGGGGGAGGAATAG
- a CDS encoding thioredoxin family protein, with translation MQTLKLLVFFTWITVFSCGQRPVEAQSKTKWLTLQQVTDSLQKQKRPVLIDLYTDWCGWCKVMDKKTYANKQVGAYLQDKFYAAKVDAESKEKITWNGKAYTFNQNYRTNDFAVYLTRGQLSYPTTVIIPVDGEPQAVPGYLTPAELELLVKYFGEGHYGKKGFDEFQKSFKATW, from the coding sequence ATGCAAACCCTGAAACTACTTGTTTTCTTTACCTGGATCACTGTTTTTTCCTGCGGCCAGCGACCGGTGGAAGCCCAATCAAAAACAAAATGGCTCACCCTGCAGCAGGTGACCGACAGCCTGCAAAAGCAGAAAAGGCCGGTGCTCATAGACCTGTATACCGACTGGTGCGGCTGGTGCAAGGTCATGGATAAGAAAACCTATGCCAATAAACAGGTGGGCGCCTACCTGCAGGACAAATTCTATGCAGCCAAAGTAGACGCCGAGTCAAAAGAAAAAATTACCTGGAATGGTAAGGCCTATACATTCAACCAGAACTACCGCACCAATGACTTTGCCGTTTACCTTACCCGCGGTCAGTTGTCCTATCCCACCACGGTCATCATTCCGGTCGACGGAGAACCCCAGGCCGTGCCCGGCTACCTGACCCCTGCCGAGCTGGAATTGTTGGTGAAATATTTTGGGGAAGGCCACTATGGCAAGAAAGGATTTGATGAGTTCCAAAAAAGCTTTAAAGCCACCTGGTAG
- a CDS encoding aminotransferase class I/II-fold pyridoxal phosphate-dependent enzyme, whose product MADIFERLLKNYGPIGQHRERAHGYFAFPKLEGEIGSRMKFRGKDMIVWSLNNYLGLANHPEVRKADAEGAAQFGLATPMGARMMSGNTNYHELLEQQLAEFESKEDAILLNFGYQGMVSIIDVLCGRHDVIVYDAESHACIIDGLRLHPGHRYVFKHNDLEDFEKQLQRASALVEKQKAGGILVITEGVFGMAGDQGKIKEIVDLKSKYDFRLLVDDAHGFGTLGETGAGAGEAQGVQDQIDLYFSTFAKSMASIGAFVAGPKSIIDYIRYNIRSQIFAKSLPMPLVLGNLKRLELLRTRPELKNKLWENALKLQKGLKEKGFDIGKTDSVVTPVYMKGGVEEATAMVMDLRENYGIFCSIVVYPVIPKGHIIYRLIPTAAHNDEDIRLTLKAFEETKKKLDAGDYKVEAIPDMAEA is encoded by the coding sequence ATGGCAGACATTTTCGAAAGATTGTTGAAAAACTATGGGCCTATCGGCCAACACCGTGAACGTGCGCATGGATATTTCGCCTTCCCCAAGCTGGAAGGAGAGATCGGCAGCCGTATGAAGTTCCGGGGTAAGGATATGATAGTATGGAGTTTGAATAATTACCTGGGACTGGCCAATCACCCTGAAGTGCGCAAAGCCGATGCAGAGGGAGCCGCCCAGTTTGGCCTGGCTACCCCGATGGGTGCACGGATGATGAGCGGCAATACGAATTACCATGAACTCCTTGAACAACAATTGGCCGAATTTGAAAGCAAGGAAGACGCCATCCTGCTGAATTTTGGTTACCAGGGTATGGTGAGCATTATTGATGTACTGTGTGGTCGCCATGATGTGATCGTATATGATGCGGAAAGCCATGCCTGTATTATAGATGGTTTGCGCCTTCACCCCGGCCACCGTTATGTGTTTAAGCACAACGACCTGGAGGATTTTGAAAAGCAATTGCAACGTGCCAGCGCTCTTGTAGAGAAGCAAAAAGCCGGTGGCATCCTGGTGATCACAGAAGGTGTGTTTGGTATGGCTGGTGACCAGGGTAAGATCAAAGAGATCGTTGACCTGAAGAGTAAGTATGACTTCCGCCTGCTGGTGGACGATGCCCATGGCTTCGGCACCCTGGGTGAAACAGGCGCCGGCGCCGGTGAAGCACAGGGCGTACAGGACCAGATAGACCTGTATTTCTCCACGTTTGCCAAGTCGATGGCCTCTATCGGCGCTTTTGTAGCCGGTCCCAAATCGATTATTGATTATATCCGTTATAATATCCGCAGCCAGATCTTTGCCAAGAGCCTGCCCATGCCACTGGTACTGGGTAACCTGAAGCGCCTGGAATTGCTGCGCACCCGTCCTGAGCTGAAGAATAAGCTGTGGGAAAATGCCCTGAAACTGCAAAAGGGGTTGAAGGAAAAAGGTTTTGATATTGGTAAAACAGATTCTGTGGTAACGCCTGTGTATATGAAGGGCGGCGTGGAAGAAGCCACTGCGATGGTGATGGACCTGCGGGAGAATTATGGTATTTTCTGTTCGATCGTGGTATACCCTGTTATTCCCAAGGGGCATATTATTTACCGGCTGATCCCGACAGCGGCCCACAATGATGAGGATATCCGCCTCACGCTGAAGGCCTTTGAGGAGACGAAGAAGAAGCTGGATGCCGGCGACTATAAGGTAGAAGCGATTCCCGATATGGCAGAAGCTTAA
- the pafA gene encoding alkaline phosphatase PafA — translation MRKLLLLSLACILVCTSFAQRRAKTTDVNVPARPKLVVGIVVDQMRWDYLYRYYDRYKADGGFKRFLQQGFTCENALIPYTPTITACGHTCIYTGSVPAIHGITGNAWWDRDMQRSVYCTEDNTVKSVGSTGSTGEMSPRNMLTSTVCDELRLATNFRSKVIGIAIKDRGGILPAGHTANAAYWYDSRTGNWITSTYYMNDLPQWVKDYNATKPADKYYALDWNLLYPKETYLQSTADEKPYEGKSFGTDQKGFPYDLKRFIGKNYGTIASTPYGNSMTAEIAKAAVVNEQLGADDITDFLAVSFSSPDYIGHSFGPNSIEQEDDFLRLDTTFGNFFRFLDEKVGKGQYLVFLSADHGVAHVPGFMKENKLPTGTIQDDRWNTEIAKGLQENFGITAKIISSTYNYQIHLNHRLMDSLKLDKKAIKQWIVDYLGKQEGISRAFAIDEIMTVPLTATQREMMVNGWYPRRNGDIQIVLQPGWIDGGATGTTHGLWNPYDAHIPMLFYGWGIKPGRTNRETYMSDIAPTIAALLHIQMPNGATGKVVEEVMK, via the coding sequence ATGCGAAAACTACTCCTCTTGTCCCTTGCTTGTATCCTCGTTTGCACTTCTTTTGCTCAGCGCAGAGCAAAGACCACCGATGTCAATGTGCCCGCCCGTCCTAAACTGGTAGTGGGCATTGTAGTGGACCAAATGCGTTGGGATTACCTGTATCGCTACTATGATCGCTACAAAGCAGATGGCGGTTTTAAACGTTTCCTGCAACAGGGATTTACCTGCGAAAATGCCCTCATTCCTTATACACCCACCATTACAGCTTGTGGTCATACCTGTATCTATACCGGCAGCGTGCCTGCCATTCATGGCATTACCGGCAATGCCTGGTGGGATAGGGATATGCAACGCAGTGTATACTGTACAGAAGACAATACTGTAAAATCAGTAGGCTCTACCGGCAGCACTGGCGAAATGAGCCCCCGCAACATGCTCACCAGTACAGTGTGTGATGAGTTGCGCCTGGCTACCAACTTCAGGAGTAAGGTCATTGGTATTGCCATCAAAGACCGCGGCGGTATCTTACCGGCCGGCCACACCGCCAATGCTGCTTACTGGTACGATAGCCGCACCGGCAACTGGATCACTTCTACTTACTACATGAACGACCTGCCGCAATGGGTGAAAGATTACAATGCCACCAAACCGGCCGACAAATATTACGCGCTCGACTGGAACCTCCTGTATCCCAAAGAAACATACCTGCAAAGCACGGCCGATGAAAAGCCTTATGAAGGCAAATCATTCGGCACTGATCAGAAAGGATTCCCTTACGATCTCAAGCGTTTCATTGGTAAAAACTATGGTACCATTGCCAGCACGCCGTATGGTAACTCCATGACAGCCGAAATAGCCAAAGCAGCAGTGGTGAATGAACAACTGGGTGCTGATGACATCACCGATTTCCTCGCAGTCAGCTTTTCTTCGCCCGATTACATTGGCCATTCCTTTGGCCCCAACTCTATTGAACAGGAAGATGACTTCCTGCGCCTCGATACTACCTTCGGCAACTTCTTCCGCTTCCTCGATGAGAAAGTGGGCAAAGGACAATACCTCGTATTCCTGAGCGCCGATCATGGGGTGGCGCATGTGCCCGGCTTCATGAAAGAAAACAAATTGCCCACAGGTACCATCCAGGATGATCGCTGGAATACAGAAATAGCCAAGGGCTTGCAGGAGAACTTTGGCATCACCGCTAAAATCATTTCCAGCACCTATAACTACCAGATACACCTGAACCACCGCCTGATGGATTCCCTGAAGCTGGATAAAAAAGCCATTAAACAATGGATTGTTGACTACCTCGGCAAACAGGAAGGCATATCCCGTGCTTTTGCCATCGATGAGATCATGACGGTGCCACTCACAGCCACACAACGTGAAATGATGGTCAATGGCTGGTATCCCCGTCGCAATGGTGATATCCAGATCGTATTGCAACCAGGCTGGATAGATGGCGGCGCCACCGGCACCACCCACGGCCTCTGGAATCCTTACGATGCGCACATACCCATGCTCTTCTATGGCTGGGGCATCAAACCTGGCCGCACCAACCGCGAAACCTACATGAGCGACATTGCACCTACCATCGCGGCCTTATTGCACATCCAAATGCCCAATGGCGCCACCGGCAAAGTAGTAGAAGAAGTAATGAAATAG
- a CDS encoding ABC transporter permease, whose translation MLKNYLLLAVKNFRKQKLFSLINILGLTVGITCCLMIFLFIVSEFSYDNFHKNGDHIYRVMRVSQQSGTTKYIPWVSPPYAAALHNDYPDAVQQTMRVSPRNDLITYKNISFNEKKIISVDSNFFTFFSFTLLKGNPATVLNDPSGMVMTETTAKKYFGNEDPIGKEIEFNKERRFKITGIAKDVPVNSHLEFDMVIPNTRWHNTPFFNQWPNNGLYAYVQLNPAVKPEQLEKQFPAFMNKYMGAFCKANGFKIDLTIKPLKGIYFEGESPWDPVKHGNRKMVYIFMSIAVLILVIACINFMNLATARATDRSKEVGLRKVLGAVKKQLASQFIFESLLMATIAAGLASLTLKLLMPAYNNFLGYELPSGWNNPWFYACVAGIILVVGVLAGSYPALLMSSFSPIESLKGKLRVGKGGAMFRKVLVVFQFGISVLLIVCVTIVMKQMHYVRTADLGFNKEQSMIVRLDNSAIWNNKESFKNQLQADKSVINVSLMSGEPGGFHDGYGFEAEAKPGEKIMINTEFADFQYAGTLGLKIIAGRDFSPGYPTDSVQAVLINRAAVETLGYTTPEQAVGKWIKNISADSARRTIVGVVENYHFTSMKQVIGPLVISTKKGDRRLALVRLHTAQLQSAIERIKKIYAANAPDHPFEYDFLDERFDRLYKAETSQETLLSIFSIIAIVIACLGLFGLASYTAIKRTREIGVRKVLGSSVSNIVLLLTKDLLRPVLLGTLMAVPIGYLVMQQWLQGFVYRTDIHWWLFAMAALIGVCIAVFTVSVQAIKAALANPVKSLRTE comes from the coding sequence ATGCTGAAGAATTACCTGCTATTGGCAGTAAAGAACTTCCGGAAACAAAAACTGTTTTCCCTCATCAACATCCTCGGCCTTACCGTAGGCATCACCTGTTGCCTCATGATCTTCCTGTTTATCGTAAGTGAGTTCAGTTATGACAACTTCCATAAGAACGGCGACCATATTTACAGGGTAATGCGGGTAAGCCAGCAGTCGGGTACGACAAAATATATACCCTGGGTTTCGCCGCCCTACGCTGCCGCCCTGCACAATGATTATCCGGATGCGGTACAGCAGACCATGCGTGTATCTCCCCGGAATGACCTGATCACGTATAAGAATATCTCCTTCAATGAGAAAAAGATCATATCGGTCGACAGTAACTTTTTCACCTTCTTTAGCTTTACCCTGCTGAAAGGCAACCCGGCAACGGTGCTCAATGATCCTTCAGGTATGGTGATGACCGAGACCACTGCCAAAAAGTATTTTGGCAATGAAGACCCTATTGGAAAAGAGATTGAATTCAATAAAGAACGTCGCTTTAAAATAACCGGTATTGCCAAAGATGTGCCTGTCAACTCACACCTGGAATTCGATATGGTGATCCCCAATACCCGTTGGCACAACACCCCTTTTTTCAACCAATGGCCCAATAATGGGTTGTATGCATATGTGCAGTTGAATCCCGCTGTAAAGCCGGAGCAACTGGAAAAACAATTCCCCGCCTTCATGAACAAGTACATGGGAGCCTTTTGTAAGGCGAATGGGTTCAAGATAGACCTTACCATCAAGCCGCTCAAAGGCATCTACTTTGAAGGTGAATCACCCTGGGACCCCGTGAAGCATGGCAACCGCAAAATGGTATATATTTTTATGAGCATAGCCGTGCTCATCCTCGTGATCGCCTGCATCAACTTCATGAACCTGGCTACCGCAAGGGCTACCGACCGGTCGAAGGAAGTAGGACTGAGGAAAGTGTTGGGCGCAGTAAAAAAACAACTGGCCAGCCAGTTCATCTTCGAATCATTGCTCATGGCTACCATAGCAGCGGGATTGGCATCGCTGACTTTAAAACTATTGATGCCGGCCTATAACAATTTCCTGGGTTATGAACTCCCATCAGGCTGGAACAATCCCTGGTTCTATGCCTGCGTAGCTGGTATCATCCTCGTAGTAGGCGTACTGGCGGGTAGCTATCCGGCGCTCCTCATGTCTTCCTTCTCACCCATTGAATCCCTGAAAGGCAAGCTCAGGGTGGGGAAGGGAGGGGCCATGTTCCGCAAAGTGCTGGTGGTATTTCAGTTTGGCATCTCTGTATTATTGATCGTGTGCGTAACAATCGTGATGAAGCAGATGCATTATGTAAGAACAGCAGATCTCGGTTTCAATAAAGAACAGTCCATGATCGTAAGGCTCGACAATAGCGCGATATGGAACAATAAGGAATCATTCAAGAACCAGTTACAGGCCGATAAGTCGGTAATAAACGTATCGCTCATGAGCGGTGAGCCAGGAGGTTTTCACGATGGCTATGGCTTTGAAGCAGAAGCCAAACCCGGCGAGAAGATCATGATCAATACAGAGTTTGCCGATTTTCAATATGCAGGTACCCTTGGATTGAAAATAATAGCGGGCAGGGATTTCTCCCCGGGATACCCGACAGACTCAGTACAGGCAGTATTGATCAACCGGGCGGCAGTGGAAACCTTGGGTTATACTACGCCGGAACAGGCCGTAGGCAAATGGATAAAAAATATATCGGCCGACAGTGCACGTCGTACCATTGTAGGTGTAGTGGAAAATTATCATTTTACTTCCATGAAGCAAGTCATAGGGCCGCTGGTCATCTCTACCAAAAAAGGCGACAGGCGCCTGGCGCTGGTGCGGTTGCATACGGCACAGTTGCAGTCGGCCATCGAACGCATAAAAAAGATATATGCTGCCAATGCGCCCGATCATCCTTTTGAATACGATTTCCTCGACGAAAGGTTCGACAGGCTCTACAAAGCAGAGACCAGCCAGGAAACCCTGTTGAGTATCTTCTCCATTATAGCCATCGTCATAGCCTGCCTGGGTTTGTTTGGATTGGCTTCTTACACTGCGATAAAGCGCACCCGTGAGATCGGAGTACGCAAAGTGCTGGGCTCTTCGGTAAGTAATATTGTCCTCCTGCTCACGAAAGACCTGTTGCGCCCTGTACTCCTGGGTACCCTCATGGCCGTGCCCATTGGTTACCTCGTAATGCAGCAATGGCTGCAGGGCTTTGTTTACCGCACGGATATACACTGGTGGCTGTTCGCAATGGCGGCGCTCATCGGCGTGTGTATCGCCGTGTTTACCGTAAGCGTGCAGGCCATCAAAGCGGCACTGGCCAACCCGGTAAAAAGCCTGCGTACAGAATAG